GACTTTGCGGTTGCCGATATAGAGCAATTGGCGCTCGTGGACGAAGTGCCGTCCGGCGTGAAAACTAACGGGGAAGCGACCGACCAATCTGCGCGGGGAGATTTTCGCTTAGATGGACTGGGGAAGTCGAGGCTTTACATTTTCAAGAACAACCCACCCTACATTCAAATCAAGTTGGCAGACGTCTATATTTTTTATAATGAGAAAGACCCGGTTCTGACCCGACGGCTGTTCGAGCAACTGCAGGAACTGAGTGGCGATCATTGATGGAAGTTTGGTGAGGAATCTTCATGTATAAAGTGATGATCGTTGAAGATGATTTGACGATTGCGCGAGCGATCAAAGATCATCTCAGCAAATGGGATTATGACGTGACCTATGTCACCGATTTTAAGAATATTACGGAACAGGTGATTCGCTTTCTTCCCCATCTGGTGCTATTGGATGTGGTGCTTCCGTTTTTTAACGGTTTTTACTGGTGCGGCGAAATCCGCAAGATCTCTAAAGTGCCGATCATCTTCATCTCCTCCGCCGGTGACAATATGAACATCGTGATGGCCATCAATATGGGCGGGGATGATTTTATCGTCAAGCCCTTTGATTTAAATGTACTAACCGCAAAGGTGGGAGCGCTGATGCGGCGGACTTACTCTTTTCAAGGGCAAATCAATGTCATCGAACATCGCGGCATCCTCTTAAACCTAAGCGATGCGACGCTCATCTATCGGGATCAAAAAATCGAGTTGACGAAGAATGAGTTTAAGATTCTGCAACTGATGATGGAGAACATCGGCAAAGTGGTTTCCCGCGAGGAGATCATGCAACGTCTATGGGAGAATGATGCCTTTGTTGACGACAATACCTTGACCGTAAACATCGCCCGCCTGCGGAAAAAGCTGGTGGAATCCGGACTTGACCATTTCATTACAACCAAAAAAGGGCTTGGATATATGGTGGAGTGATATGAAGGAATGGATAAGCATCGTAGGCGCCTATTTGAAAGGGAATAGAATTCATCTCATCGTTATCCTGGCTTCGTACGGCATCTTTCTCTTGGTCTTCTCCCTCTATGCCTTGCCTTTCGAAGCGGTCGGTTATGCCGTCCTCCTCACCACCGTTTTTCACATCATCATCGGGAGTGTTCACTTGGTCTCCTTTTACAGGAAACATATCATCCTTACCAAATTAAGAAACAGCATCGCGATGACCGATGTTCGATTCCCCCTTGCCAGAGACCTGATTGAAAAGGATTATCAAGACTTGGTTCATATTCTGGATCAAAAGTGAACGATCGGCAGAGGAACCAAAGTGAAGATCGGACTTGATCATCCGGATATCCTGGCCGAATAAGGGAAGCTTACCAAAATGTAAGTTTGGGAGAGAAAATGTAAGCCGCGGGAAAAAGGAGTATCTGGATAAAACCCAAGGGTATCATCAACTAAATCGATACCTAAAAACTCATTTCGAAATTACGGAACAAGAGATCGAAAAATTCGCCAGAACCTGTGCAAATCAAGTTTTGATCGGTGATAAGACAGCGGATTTGATCGAAATGATCCAAAAGGAATTTGAAATTTTGTCCATTGATGAATTAAACGAGTTCATGCAAAAGATAACCGCTTTTACGAATGATTTACGCCAATGGATTTTAAAAGGGTATTCTCCCAATGAACTATTCGAGAAGGAAAAGAAGAACCTCAAGCCTTTGCCTAATGTTCCTTTTGCAATTGGTAGAAAAGCAGAAATGATTGATATGAAGTCGAAACAAAAAGTAGGCAGAAATGATCCGTGCCCTTGCGGAAGTGGTCTAAAATTCAAGAAATGTTGTGGAAAGTAACGTGATCGTATATTTAAGCGGAGAATACTTACAAGTACTGCAAAAAGGTAACGACCTCTTTCATTAAAAATGGGGTGATTTTTAATGCGGACCTTTATCGCTGATCAATCAAGTACCGTTCATTTGGAGTATAATCGCCTTGATCAATGATGTTGGAAGCGTAGTTTTCTATTTTTATGTAGAATCAGACGATTGAGGGATGACTGAGCGATAGGAGCTAGATTTGGTATGGCAAAAGAGAGACAGGTAGCAGATGAAGATGAAAAAGTCCTATGGGACATTACCATAGGTGAACAGGTCTTTTTAACAAAAAATGGCAGAGGCAAATATGTTATGGTTGATATCTATGAATATGAGAAATTAAAGGCTTCGTTAAAGCTGATGTCACAGCTCGCCCAAGGAGAACTGTCTGGAAAAGAGAAAGGATGGATGACTATAGAGGAAGTGGAAGCAGAACAGGGGATTGATGATGTATAAACTGAAAATTTCGCCAGAAGCTAAAGATGATTTAACAGAAATTAAGGAGAGCATCTCTAAGAAACTCTGCAACCCACAGGCAGCTAAAAATCTTGTGTCTAAAATCACCAAAAAGATTCGTGGGTTGGCAGAACATCCCGGAATGGTTTTGAATATGTAATTTAGACCGATCCAGCTACAAGTGGGAAAACGAATACGCCAAACGAACGGCGGTAGAGCGCGTAAACAGCCGGCTTGACGTATCCTTTGGATTCGAGCTTTCGCCTCGAGACATGGAAAAAGTGAAGATGAGAACCGGACTTGCACTATGCGCGATGCTGGCAGATTGTCATGTTTTACTCTTAATACCCGGTAGAAATGGGGTTGCGTAGCTTTAAACTTAGGATGCTAAAAGAGAAGAAAAAGCACAAATTAAATAGGTCTAACAAAAGCCTGGACAAAGATAGTGAAACATAACAGAATTTTTCGATTTGCCAATTCTATAATTAATATTAGGCACGAATCTGGAAAATTTTCCGATATAGAGCCTGAAAAACCTAATTTTTGAGGGTAAAAAAACCGAATTATTTCAATACACAGATATGGGAAAACGTGATAATATTAAAGCGTGCAAGATGGCATCTATAAAATTTAAAAGAGGCGAGAGTCATAAAGAGAGTATAGTACTCTATGCGAGGACAGCTCGTTTGTTGATGGAGCAAGTCGTGGAAGATTATTATAGCGAAAGAGTACAAAAGGTTGTGGTTATCCTCGAGTCAAGTTTGATGACATCACGGCAGTACTGGAGCTGCCAGAACGGAACAGGAAACGTTTCCGTACTACGGGCGGTCAGGAGCGCCTTAATGAGGAAATCCGCAGGCGAGATCGGGGGATTCGAATCTACCCGAATCGAGACTCGGCGATACGGCTTCTAGGTGCCTAACTGATGGAGATTGACGAGAAATGGCAATCTGGTCACCGGTACTTTGACATGGAAGACGATTACATCTGGCGGGAGGAGCGTAGGAAGAAGGAGGTAGCGGAGCCACAGCAGAGCGTCCGAAAGGTTGGTTAACATAATGCAATCACAGGGGAGGGGAGAATTTACACCACATTTAGGACTTGACCCAGCTGCCGGCGGTTGATTTTCAAGGGAGAGTTGATAATCTTGGGTCGTAATCGGGAACAAATTGGGAGGTGCGAATGGATGTCACGAATGAAGAAAATGATCTATATTTTTCTCATTGCTATACTCGTTCTCAGCACCGAAGGTGTCGTAGGTAATCGTTCAGCGGATGCTTACCAAGGCAACGGTGAAGGCACATATTCCAAGGATCAAATTTTCCAAGGTATTTTTTTTGGGTACGGCGAATTTGGAAATAAAGTGTTCGAAGACATCTTTCAGAATTTCTCTGATAAACAACGAGAAATATTGAGATCCAAGGAATACAAAAACGCGATAGACAAGATCACGCGGTTGATTACGAAGGAAGATCCTGGTTACTTGGATGAGCTAGCTGCAGCGGTTTATTCAAAGGACCCTTATAAAATCGATCAAGCACTCCAAAAGGGCGGTAAACTTATTTACACAGCGATTCATGATCACGCACAGGAGCTAGACTTAAAGACAGCGGATGGAGTCCAAAACCCCGTGAGGGGTGAAGGCTTGGGTGTTGGGGATTACCGTGGTGTACTACCTGGCAGCGGCAGTTCAAAACACAGCTATTGCCTTGTATGTCGGCGCGTTTGAAGTGTACCTGGCTCTTACCAGTGTTCAATACGTATGGCAAGCAGTATACTGGCCACAATCAGCATCTGTGCATGCAAGCGATTTTGACAAAGAACAACTGGTGGCGGACATCATATCGGCTTCGTAGACAGCCAAGTGGGGATATATAATGGAAGCAAGAAACTAGATAACAAGAAGGGGGGAAGCAGGTTCATATCGATTACCAAAAGTCGTGCAGCATATCAAGATAAGATCCAAGAATTGTATGCGTAGGTCGGTCGCCTGAGCACATATTACGCAGCTAACATTGGAACGTCAACCACAAGGCCGTCCAGCGTCCTATGCGGGAGATGGGGATTGCGGGAATTACTCCAGTACCGGACCTTCGCCGGCTCGCTTAAGCACACCGGGGTAGCCCTTACCTATTGCCCGCCTTGCAGATTGAGAGTCCGAACCGCGTCTGGGATATTGACATCCCATACATTTGCATGGCGCATGGGTGAATGTACCTGGTAGCGATCCTGGACGGGTACTCCCATCATGTGGTCAGCGGGAAGTGTGTCGGGGATTGGCCCCCTTCACCGAAGGGGGCCTCCTCCCTAGAGTGGGTAGCAAAGCCTAAAGGATACCCCTCCATCAGAGTGATCGGGGGATAATCCAGAAATGGAAAACAGGTTCGGTGTACACATCCAAATTCAGGAATTCCAACACACTTTAAAAATGCCAAAAAATTTTCTTGACATTAGGGACCATATCACAGAATAGTCAAATGCGAAATCGTGTGATTGAATGAGTAAAAGAAACAAAATACTGCTTTCCTTCAGAGAGGAGATTTTGATGATCGAACAAAATACTGTTATTTCTGCCATTATAATGACTATCACGGCGGTTCTCCTAGTTCTTCTTGCAGCGCTCTCATTAAAGTTCGGTCCGAACTCTCTTCTAGGCCTCCGCCTTCCTTGGACGGTGCAAAATAAGAAAATCTGGCAGGCCAGTCAGCAAATTTTGTTTATTACTTTCGTACCTATGTCAATCGGTATTATAGTTGTGGCTTGGAGCATAGTTGTGGCTTGGACCATAAAAGATAATCCAGTTTTGATTATACTGCCCATTTTAGCCGGTTTAGTGATGGTAGTTGTCAATACCATCTTTATAAGTATATACACTTATGTATTGAGTAAAAAAGATGAATATAAGGAGTGAAGAGTAAGCTTTTGAATGTACAATATGCGGATTCTCCTCGATGATGGAGAAGTCTACGAAACTCTACAACGGACCCAAGAAAGTGGGCGGCAATAACGGAGATTTTAAAGTAGGATGGAATTAGTCGAATGTGAAATCGTGCGATTGAGTGAGAAAAACGGAGAACATACTACGTTCCTTGAGGGAGGAGGTTTTGATCATCGAACCAAATACTGTTGCGGCTGTCGCCATGACTATCATAGCGGTGCTCCAAGTTCTTCTTGCAGCACTCTCATTAAAAGTTGGTCCGAACTCTCTGCTTGGTCTCCGCCTTCCTTGGACGATGAAAAATATGAAAATCTGGCATGCGAGTCAACAGATTGGGTTTATTACTGCGGTAACTACGTCAATCGGCATTTTAGTTGTGGCTTGGACCATAAAAGATAACCCACTTTTGATTATACTGCTCGGTGTAGGGATGATAGTCGCAAATACCATATTTATAAGTATACAGACCTATGTATTGAGTAAAAAAGATGAATATAAGGAGTGAAGAGTAAGCTTTTGAATGTACAATATGCGGATTCACCTCGATGATGGAGAAGTTCGACGAAACTCGTTTCGAGGGAGTCAGGTTTTTGAGCCTTTTTTGGTGCTGAAAAGGTGAAGACGGATAAGGGGTGAAGAGAAGGGGCCCGAAAACTTTCCTCCAATGGTTTCAGGAAAGCCAGGGGTTTTGAGGGGAGTGGGGAGTGGTTTCGGGCAAATTCGTCGATAGAGTGATCTCGACGACCCATTGTACCACTCCTGCCGTTGCTGGGCTGGCCAAGATGCGGGCCCGCTTCGGTTTTGCTTTGTGCGTGATGCTGGCAATGGCATCGGGGAGGGCGCGGGAGAGACAGCAAGAACGCATGAGGAGCTTGATTCGAAGCGTGTCCGAAGCGGAATGCGATCGAAGGCGGGGCTCCTGGGCCTGATAACCCAGAACCTGCCCGTGGTTCAGCATGGCCTGAACCGTCCAATATGTGGTTGATAAACCATATCATGGAAATGCCGAACCACCAAGCCGATTGGATTCGTGCTGAAGGTCCAGAGAAAAAGGGATTTCGAAAAAAGCCCTTTTTTATAAATATTGCATTTTTAGCAAGAAGGTGTTGATATGGAAAGAAGGCCAAATCTGTTTTTATTTGTGGTTGTAATCAGTGCAGGCTTGTTAGTCTTTCTTTTGAGTGCCCTTCAGCTCACGCTTCCCAACAATCCAACACGTGTATTAAAGAATATGACGATAAGTAAGATTTTTCCACAAGGTTGGGGATTTTATTCCATCTCTCCCCGAGAAGAGCAAATTATCTTATACGACGAAAATGGCAATCTGGCAGTTGATTGGCCTAACGCCAGTCTAAGTAATCTTTTCGGTCTTCTGCGAAAAGGGCGAGCACAAGGGCTGGAGGTCGGGATTGTGTCTGCAGAACTTCAAGAAAATGATTTTACTCAGACAGAAGGTAATCTGAAAGAGGCTATCAAATCATACCACGGAAGAATAATTACAGTAAAAAACCCGACCCCTAATGCCATGATAAGCGGGAAATATTTTGTAGTTAAATATCAAATCGTACCGTGGACTTGGGCACGCTTGATAAAGCAAGAAGATGCCCCAGCTAAGATTGTTGAGGTGAATGTCGTTGATTAAGAGGATAAATGAAAAAATGATAAATTTTGCCCTTGCAAATAATCCATTCACCAACGTGTACGGACTTGCTCGTTCCATGATGGCTTTTTCCACGTTTTTGCTCTTCTTATTCAATAAAACTGAGTGGCTCTTCCGACCAGCTCAAGGGCTCTCAGAAATCGATATGAGTCAAAATCTTGTGCAGAAGATATCCTTTTTTAACTTGTTTCCGAATCACCTGGAGGTCGCCCGGTGGATCATAGTGATCCTTATGTTGATTGTTATGTCTGGATGGCGACCAAGAATCACTGGGATTATTCACTTCTGGATTGCGTTTTCAGTGTTTAATAGTGCCATCCTTTTAGACGGGGGAGAACAAGTTCTAACCGTGATGACACTTATTCTTTTACCCATTACTCTCTTGGACGATCGTAAGTGGCATTGGTCAATGCCCGAAACCAGGGCAGGAAGTGCAGCCTATTTATACAAAGTTATGGGAGCTCATGTTTTTATTACCTTCGCGCGTCTACAGCTCTCTATCTTATACGGGCAGGCTGCTATTGAAAGACTTAAAAATCCTGAGTGGTTAGACGGAACGGCTGTTTACTATTTCTTTCAGATACCGATGCTCGGTATCACCGAGACAATGAAATCACTGTTAAACCCGATCTTGACCTCCCCCTTTGTATTTTTTATTACTTGGGGCGTAACTATCGTAGAGTTATTCCTTGCTTTTGGATTTTTGGCTCCGAAGAATAGATGGAAGTACTTTCTCGCTTCAGGGGTGTTCTTACACTTGGGAATCGCGGTCTTGCTTGGTCTTTGGACGTTCTCTCTCACGATGATTGCTTGCTTGATCGTTTCATATGTACCAGAAGAAAAGATGTTGGGGCTTAAGTGGTTAAGCAAATGGTTTAATAGAAAAGACGTATATACGGAATTACAGAACAATCCAGCACTTTAGAGGCTGTTCCACTCTTTTAGTACGCCGGGAATCAACATCTCATCTGTGTAAGGCGCTCAACGACCGGGCGTTTGCCGATGAGAGCCGGTGAATCGAGGTTGGCTCAGTGGGCACGGTGTAGCAGCGACGGAAATGCCCCCTTTTCAACGTCAGATCCTAAGTGCACTGGATATTTAAGAGCTGCACCATTTTTTCCGGATGGATCCCATAGGTATTCGTGTGACTTCGAACTCTCCAACTCGGAAAATACTGAGTGGCAGTAACACTGTGACTCGTTCAGCAACCCTATTTGCTAGTGAAAAGGAGGTCTGTTACTCTTGGTAGGTCACTATCGTTTACGAAAGAGCTCTTTTATGACTGTTTACTATGATGGATATTGTCCATATTGCCGTGCTACCGCCATGAGCATTCGAGGTCTGGATCTTTCGCGGCGGATACGTGTGATTTCATTTCGGCATGATACGAGTTATGAAAATGATGGCATTAAAATCGAAGATCTTGAACAAGAAATGGTAGTCCTTCTCAACCAAGGTGATCAATATCGTATCTATAAGGGTTTTGAAGCAGTGTTAGCGGTGCTGCGAGGATTACCATTACTTTGGCCGGTGTTTCCGCTCGTTTGGTGTATGGGGCGTGTCGGATTGGGTGATAAGGTTTATCGCTGGATGGCGGACAATCGTCTGATCATACCCGATGCAAAGCATTGCCAGTATGGATTTTGTCCTGGTCCCCCCAAAAAAACCTTAGAACGTAGGTGAACAATAAGACGATAATGCATCTTGTGGAAATATGCTGCATATATTGCTTTAACATCCACTTTCGCTCGGCTTGTTTCACGATTCCCAAAAAGACTAAGACTTCTTCTAAAAAACCTTATTTTCATTCATCTTGGTGCCGCTTGCGGCATGGGAATCTACGTATATTTGTCCTACGTATATTTACCATGCTGGAAAAGCGTTGGAACTCAATGCAACTCAACATGCCGTTGATCTGAACAGGCAAACGAAATGGGTGTACGAGTGTTCAGCCTGCCACCGCTCGATGCAACCCTTCGTGGGCGTCACTGATCACCAACTGAACCCCTCGAAGGCCACGAGCTACCAAGCCTCGCAAAAACGTCGTCCAAAAAGCACTGTGCTCACTCATCATCAGGTCAAACCCCAACACCTCTCGTTCCCCGGTTTCTCGGACGCCAATGATGGTGACCTACGCCATTCCCATCACCCGTCCGGCCTTCTTTTTAAACTTGGGCACCCAAATTTACACCACTACCAGGTACTATAACTGTATCCAATCTGCAGGGGTTAATCCAATTGAGAGTTATTTACCTCTGCCGTTGTAGGTGCTCCACTAAGTTATTTCGAATACTGTCTATGATAACTTAAAAATAGGCCAGCGTATTCATTAAAAAGCCGACCATAACCGATTAACCTACTTGGAGAGAAAATTAAATTGAAAGAAACAGGTGTCACGGCAGTCGGAGAGATATCCGGAGACATATTGTGGTGGTATATGCAGCATGGGACCGCTCCGTCGTATGCATGGATACGCTTAAACATGCCTAGATAGGGATTGATGAACGATCGAAAAACCCTTTACTGAGAA
The DNA window shown above is from Thermicanus aegyptius DSM 12793 and carries:
- a CDS encoding thiol-disulfide oxidoreductase DCC family protein, giving the protein MVGHYRLRKSSFMTVYYDGYCPYCRATAMSIRGLDLSRRIRVISFRHDTSYENDGIKIEDLEQEMVVLLNQGDQYRIYKGFEAVLAVLRGLPLLWPVFPLVWCMGRVGLGDKVYRWMADNRLIIPDAKHCQYGFCPGPPKKTLERR
- a CDS encoding type II toxin-antitoxin system Phd/YefM family antitoxin; the protein is MAKERQVADEDEKVLWDITIGEQVFLTKNGRGKYVMVDIYEYEKLKASLKLMSQLAQGELSGKEKGWMTIEEVEAEQGIDDV
- a CDS encoding SdpI family protein, which produces MIIEPNTVAAVAMTIIAVLQVLLAALSLKVGPNSLLGLRLPWTMKNMKIWHASQQIGFITAVTTSIGILVVAWTIKDNPLLIILLGVGMIVANTIFISIQTYVLSKKDEYKE
- a CDS encoding SdpI family protein, which encodes MIEQNTVISAIIMTITAVLLVLLAALSLKFGPNSLLGLRLPWTVQNKKIWQASQQILFITFVPMSIGIIVVAWSIVVAWTIKDNPVLIILPILAGLVMVVVNTIFISIYTYVLSKKDEYKE
- a CDS encoding SEC-C metal-binding domain-containing protein, translated to MIIRISWPNKGSLPKCKFGRENVSRGKKEYLDKTQGYHQLNRYLKTHFEITEQEIEKFARTCANQVLIGDKTADLIEMIQKEFEILSIDELNEFMQKITAFTNDLRQWILKGYSPNELFEKEKKNLKPLPNVPFAIGRKAEMIDMKSKQKVGRNDPCPCGSGLKFKKCCGK
- a CDS encoding SdpA family antimicrobial peptide system protein; translation: MERRPNLFLFVVVISAGLLVFLLSALQLTLPNNPTRVLKNMTISKIFPQGWGFYSISPREEQIILYDENGNLAVDWPNASLSNLFGLLRKGRAQGLEVGIVSAELQENDFTQTEGNLKEAIKSYHGRIITVKNPTPNAMISGKYFVVKYQIVPWTWARLIKQEDAPAKIVEVNVVD
- a CDS encoding type II toxin-antitoxin system RelE/ParE family toxin produces the protein MYKLKISPEAKDDLTEIKESISKKLCNPQAAKNLVSKITKKIRGLAEHPGMVLNM
- a CDS encoding sporulation-delaying protein SdpB family protein; the protein is MIKRINEKMINFALANNPFTNVYGLARSMMAFSTFLLFLFNKTEWLFRPAQGLSEIDMSQNLVQKISFFNLFPNHLEVARWIIVILMLIVMSGWRPRITGIIHFWIAFSVFNSAILLDGGEQVLTVMTLILLPITLLDDRKWHWSMPETRAGSAAYLYKVMGAHVFITFARLQLSILYGQAAIERLKNPEWLDGTAVYYFFQIPMLGITETMKSLLNPILTSPFVFFITWGVTIVELFLAFGFLAPKNRWKYFLASGVFLHLGIAVLLGLWTFSLTMIACLIVSYVPEEKMLGLKWLSKWFNRKDVYTELQNNPAL
- a CDS encoding response regulator transcription factor, producing MYKVMIVEDDLTIARAIKDHLSKWDYDVTYVTDFKNITEQVIRFLPHLVLLDVVLPFFNGFYWCGEIRKISKVPIIFISSAGDNMNIVMAINMGGDDFIVKPFDLNVLTAKVGALMRRTYSFQGQINVIEHRGILLNLSDATLIYRDQKIELTKNEFKILQLMMENIGKVVSREEIMQRLWENDAFVDDNTLTVNIARLRKKLVESGLDHFITTKKGLGYMVE